From the genome of Papaver somniferum cultivar HN1 chromosome 2, ASM357369v1, whole genome shotgun sequence, one region includes:
- the LOC113351420 gene encoding uncharacterized protein LOC113351420 produces the protein MESKKKFESDNNSSVEGMKIPSIELPDELFEKSLDPWRFSLIGRLNLQKIKFVDAAIILRNQWKLIGDCKLIPLGRGFFTIKLGLGLEFWSKSILFKIYEEIGTPIKIDEATAKCDVGYYANVLVEVDFSSSVPNKVWIGTKYGVFFQEISIPDCPKYCSCCKMVGHFITECRVEKAKRNETTPQQPKSSLKIPQQPNSSSTNTLNALSSVSVPRSLPFDICDTSAEDNEISVIHTLHATPTVPAHQIIHTANTGRFSPLECVQENVLEDIVVNEDKKDDVVQTPQIKFVNGKTGTISDETVKVTSWSKVVEKQVINPTSITSTSQHYPGAVKGGNPIVTNKKHNLRQNQEPKISCNTSFCSQLNLSGMKSMVIHNSTSTTKGNLWLFWNASLSTPQVISMSSQMVTVSIGEVLISGVHAHVKKSHRKFLWSEMEIISQIQKPWVVVGDFNAIISPEEKFGGKAPNRSSMMDFLHCLNECNLIQAPSTGQQYTWSNCQQGTKRILYVLDRAVFNSLWLQKYGDWGYKVVLRIISDHAPLLCGCASIPRPKNVPWKFQKMWIDHPLFLSEVKKVWTENIIGDPSFIFLQKLKNFKKVLSEWNWSIFGNINTKIKEAEVKVQKPMELSDQNPLNEDLLANLVEAQNEYATREVQANTLMRLKSRAKWIKDGSANTAYFHARMKIRQARNTISELEDADGNIIIITNEDQEMLDSIPITEEIKKIVFEMNSDSAPGPDGFPGSFYKSAKKPSQYRPIGLSNVLFKIFTKIISVRMNGLMEKLISSQHAAYVKGRSIQEQILLASEMVNEMRKKRRGGNVALKLDISQAYDSVSWTFLLKVMRKYGFSSSWCNWLLSIFESAKLSVMINGGPCGFFSMHRGLKQGDPLSRILFILMEDVLSRNITNLVNTGQITPMVVRNGIYPTHLFFADDVFLFCNGAKKTLLCLFKLIEKYQHSSGQMINKSKSKCFIDGTNSVRKHQISSIIGMDISCFPDKYLGIILAPGRVTTEMVWPMVLMLQSKLATWKGKLLSVHDRMILVKTVLCSYPLYNMAIYKWPSSVIKICEKLIRNFLWSGDGEIRKYKTLSWKKICVPYNEGGLGIRRLEVFNKILLMKMMWKLIYSSDEWAMFFTAKFKDKYGIWFSKWKLSSVRAGLQWAWLTLQEDISWKLQHLLQYDNLPQIHSGSDSIIWNLHTSGLFNNAKAVEKIRHKEYKVEWSSYIWRKSLHPTIASNIWKLLQGVYVNDDMKRKQGYEMPSRCCICKSEQDFMEHTLWLCEFSVQVWNWLSNMFQFPRPYSFSDVFSAAKQHSPFIDEVWTVSSCTVIKELWFQRNRIFFEGGDVNFHGFKHRIMKTVKEHGVRIRGVRWNNNYENQILSYLKIDS, from the exons ATGGAATCTAAGAAAAAATTTGAGTCTGATAATAATTCATCAGTTGAAGGTATGAAAATTCCTTCGATTGAATTACCTGATGAATTATTTGAGAAAAGTTTAGATCCATGGCGTTTTTCTTTAATTGGTAGATTAAATTTACAGAAGATTAAATTTGTTGATGCTGCAATAATTCTTAGAAATCAATGGAAATTAATTGGAGATTGTAAGCTAATTCCATTAGGTAGAGGTTTCTTTACCATCAAATTGG GTTTAGGTCTTGAATTCTGGAGTAAAtcaattctattcaaaatttatgaagaaaTAGGAACTCCAATTAAAATTGATGAAGCAACAGCTAAATGTGATGTTGGATATTATGCAAATGTATTGGTTGAGGTGGATTTTTCTTCTTCAGTTCCAAATAAAGTATGGATTGGAACTAAATATGGGGTTTTTTTTCAAGAGATTTCCATTCCAGATTGTCCAAAATACTGCAGCTGCTGCAAAATGGTAGGTCACTTTATCACAGAATGTAGAGTTGAAAAAGCAAAAAGGAATGAAACTACTCCACAACAACCTAAGAGCTCCTTAAAAATTCCTCAGCAGCCTAATTCAAGTTCAACAAACACTCTGAATGCCTTATCTTCAGTAAGTGTTCCTAGATCATTGCCCTTTGATATTTGTGATACATCAGCAGAAGACAATGAAATCTCAGTTATCCATACACTTCATGCTACTCCAACAGTTCCAGCTCATCAAATTATTCACACTGCTAATACTGGAAGATTCAGTCCTCTTGAATGTGTTCAAGAAaatgttcttgaagatattgtgGTTAATGAAGATAAAAAAGATGATGTTGTACAAACTCCTCAAATCAAATTTGTAAATGGAAAGACAGGAACTATCTCTGATGAAACTGTTAAGGTTACATCATGGTCTAAAGTGGTTGAAAAGCAAGTGATTAATCCTACTTCTATTACTTCCACTTCTCAACATTATCCAGGTGCAGTTAAAGGTGGTAATCCAATTGTTACAAATAAGAAACATAATCTCAGACAAAATCAAG aaccaaaaatttcttgtaATACTTCTTTTTGCAGTCAATTAAATCTCTCTGGAATGAAAAGTATGGTGATACACAATTCAACCTCAACTACAAAAGGTAATTTATGGTTATTTTGGAATGCTTCTCTATCTACTCCTCAAGTTATTTCAATGTCTAGCCAAATGGTAACAGTCAGTATTGGTGAAGTATTAATCTCTGGTGTTCATGCTCATGTTAAAAAAAGTCATAGGAAGTTTCTCTGGTCTGAGATGGAAATTATTAGTCAGATACAAAAACCATGGGTTGTTGTAGGTGATTTCAATGCTATAATTTCACctgaagaaaaatttggtggtaaaGCTCCTAACAGAAGTTCAATGATGGATTTTCTTCATTGCCTGAATGAATGCAACTTAATTCAAGCTCCTAGCACAGGACAACAATACACCTGGTCCAATTGTCAACAAGGTACAAAAAGAATCCTATATGTCTTAGATAGAGCTGTTTTTAATTCTTTGTGGTTACAAAAATATGGTGATTGGGGATATAAGGTTGTATTAAGGATAATTTCAGATCATGCTCCTTTATTATGTGGTTGTGCAAGtataccaagaccaaaaaatgttCCCTGGAAATTTCAGAAAATGTGGATTGATCATCCATTATTCTTAAGTGAAGTGAAGAAAGTATGGACTGAGAATATTATTGGAGATCCATCATTTATTTTCTTGCAGAAGCTAAAGAATTTTAAAAAGGTTCTAAGTGAGTGGAATTGGAGTATTTTTGGTAACATTAATACAAAAATTAAAGAGGCAGAAGTGAAGGTTCAAAAACCAATGGAGCTATCTGATCAAAATCCCTTAAATGAAGATCTCTTAGCCAACTTAGTAGAAGCTCAAAATGAATATGCAACAAGAGAAGTTCAAGCAAATACTCTTATGAGACTTAAATCCAGAGCAAAATGGATTAAAGATGGTTCTGCAAACACTGCATACTTTCATGCTAGAATGAAGATTAGACAAGCAAGAAATACAATCAGTGAACTAGAAGATGCAGATGGAAATATTATTA TTATTACAAATGAAGATCAAGAAATGTTGGACTCCATTCCCATCACAGAAGAAATCaagaaaattgtttttgaaatgAACTCAGATAGTgcacctggtccagatggatttcctGGATCATTTTATAAAA GTGCTAAGAAACCAAGTCAATACAGACCAATTGGATTAAGTAATGTATTATTCAAAATTTTCACAAAGATAATTTCTGTCAGAATGAATGGACTCATGGAGAAGTTAATTTCATCACAACATGCTGCTTATGTTAAAGGGAGAAGCATTCAAGAACAAATACTTCTAGCTTCAGAGATGGTTAATGAAATGAGGAAAAAGAGAAGAGGTGGTAATGTGGCTTTGAAACTGGACATATCTCAGGCTTATGATTCTGTAAGTTGGACTTTTCTTCTTAAAGTTATGCGCAAATATGgattttcttcatcttggtgtaaTTGGTTGTTAAGCATTTTTGAATCTGCAAAATTATCAGTAATGATCAATGGAGGACCATGTGGTTTTTTTTCAATGCATAGGGGTCTTAAGCAGGGTGATCCATTATCccgtattttatttattttgatggaggaTGTATTGAGTAGGAATATCACAAATTTGGTTAATACAGGGCAAATAACTCCAATGGTAGTCAGGAATGGAATATACCCAACtcacttattttttgctgatgatgttttcTTATTCTGCAATGGAGCTAAGAAGACTTTGCTTTGTCTATTCAAGTTGATTGAAAAATATCAACATAGCTCTGGTCAGATGATTAACAAATCCAAAAGCAAGTGTTTTATTGATGGCACCAATTCAGTCAGAAAGCACCAAATTAGCAGTATAATTGGTATGGATATATCTTGTTTTCCAGATAAGTATCTTGGTATCATTCTAGCTCCAGGAAGGGTAACTACAGAAATGGTCTGGCCAATGGTACTTATGCTTCAGAGTAAACTTGCAACTTGGAAAGGAAAACTACTATCCGTTCATGATagaatgattcttgttaaaacAGTGTTGTGCAGTTACCCTCTTTATAATATGGCAATTTACAAATGGCCATCTTCTGTTATTAAGATCtgtgaaaaactaataagaaacttTCTATGGTCAGGTGATGGTGAGATTAGAAAGTACAAGACTTTATCTTGGAAGAAGATCTGTGTGCCATACAATGAAGGTGGCTTGGGTATTAGAAGGCTAGAAGtatttaacaaaattttgctgatgaaaatgatgtggaaattGATATACTCATCAGATGAATGGGCTATGTTTTTTACAGCTAAGTTCAAAGATAAATATGGTATATGGTTTTcaaaatggaaattatcatctgtaAGAGCAGGTCTGCAATGGGCTTGGCTTACTTTACAAGAAGACATCTCTTGGAAG TTGCAGCATTTGTTACAGTATGATAATTTGCCTCAGATCCACAGTGGAAGTGATTCCATAATATGGAACCTACATACAAGTGGTCTGTTCAATAATGCAAAGGCAGtggagaaaataagacacaaggaaTACAAGGTAGAATGGTCTTCTTATATATGGAGAAAATCTTTGCATCCAACTATTGCCAGCAACATTTGGAAACTTCTGCAGGGAGTTTATGTGAATGATGACATGAAAAGAAAGCAGGGATATGAAATGCCTTCTAGGTGCTGTATCTGCAAATCAGAACAGGATTTTATGGAGCATACACTGTGGCTTTGTGAATTCAGTGTTCAGGTTTGGAATTGGCTTAGTAATATGTTTCAATTTCCCAGGCCATACTCTTTTTCAGATGTTTTCTCTGCAGCAAAACAACACAGTCCTTTCATTGATGAAGTATGGACTGTTTCTTCTTGTACTGTCATTAAGGAACTATGGTTTCAAAGAAACAGGATTTTCTTTGAAGGTGGTGATGTTAACTTTCATGGCTTCAAGCACAGGATAATGAAGACAGTCAAAGAACATGGAGTTAGAATAAGAGGAGTTAGATGGAATAACAACTATGAAAATCAAATTCTTAGTTACcttaaaattgattcttaa